The following are encoded together in the Gouania willdenowi chromosome 14, fGouWil2.1, whole genome shotgun sequence genome:
- the atp1b2b gene encoding sodium/potassium-transporting ATPase subunit beta-2b: MAKDGEKGDWKEFLWNPRTREFLGRTASSWGLILLFYLVFYIFLAGLFALTMYVMLQTLDDHKPTWQDRLATPGMVIRPKANEALEIVYNITETESWDMYAQALDKFLSPYNDSVQAEKNHECIPNQHFMQEDSGDVKNNPKRSCQFNRTVLDECSGINDRYYGYHDGKPCIIIKLNRVIGLMPEMDGRAPYVTCGPKKEDTDKIGELAYFPPNGTFNLMYYPYYGKKAQVNYSQPLVAIKFLNITANQDVNIECKINANNIPRGSERDKFAGRVSFKLRINTRK; this comes from the exons ATGGCCAAGGATGGAGAAAAGGGCGATTGGAAGGAGTTCCTGTGGAACCCGAGGACCAGGGAGTTCCTGGGCAGGACGGCCAGCAGCTGGG gcctcatcctcctcttctaTCTAGTTTTCTACATCTTCCTGGCCGGTCTGTTTGCGCTCACCATGTACGTCATGCTGCAGACGTTGGACGACCATAAGCCCACCTGGCAGGACCGACTCGCCACGCCAG GCATGGTCATCAGACCCAAGGCTAACGAAGCTCTGGAGATCGTCTACAACATCACAGAGACCGAGAGCTGGGACATGTACGCTCAGGCTCTGGATAAGTTCCTGTCAC CCTACAACGACTCCGTCCAGGCTGAGAAGAACCACGAGTGCATCCCGAACCAGCACTTCATGCAGGAGGACAGCGGAGATGTCAAGAACAACCCCAAACGCTCGTGTCAGTTCAACCGCACCGTGTTGGATGAATGCTCCGGAATCAATGACCGTTACTATGGATACCACGACGGAAAGCCATGCATCATCATCAAGCTGAATCGG GTGATCGGATTGATGCCAGAAATGGATGGAAGGGCTCCGTATGTCACCTGTGGTCCAAAG AAAGAAGACACGGACAAAATCGGAGAGTTAGCATACTTCCCTCCAAATGGCACGTTCAATCTCATGTACTATCCGTACTACGGAAAGAAAGCTCAG GTGAACTACTCTCAGCCTCTGGTCGCCATCAAGTTCCTGAACATCACGGCCAACCAAGACGTCAACATCGAGTGCAAGATCAACGCCAACAACATCCCACGGGGAAGCGAAAGAGACAAGTTTGCTGGACGCGTTTCTTTCAAGCTGAGGATCAACACTAGGAAGTAG